Proteins encoded together in one Halomicrobium urmianum window:
- a CDS encoding DUF7269 family protein yields MRVLGRLQTAVGLAGAVGLVALVVAPDAVPLPETVAGTDLPSTDVVRKTVAAVLGLVTVAIALASQLGGSRGSSSADGSVEPLVEAAPEAIHGRSTGYPRPAVDDRFARIGDGDADREAVADLSGDLRETAVRLYAAETGRPRDEAAAAIDGGDWTDDERAAAFVGRDAGPLPLRARLWDYVRSEDADHRRARRAVEALESLAAADSTPTPSAADDAPTSSTTDGASAPTEGEGR; encoded by the coding sequence ATGAGGGTCCTCGGCCGCCTGCAGACGGCCGTCGGCCTCGCCGGAGCGGTCGGCCTCGTCGCGCTCGTCGTCGCCCCGGACGCCGTCCCGCTCCCCGAGACTGTCGCGGGGACCGACCTGCCGAGCACCGACGTCGTCAGGAAGACCGTCGCGGCCGTGCTCGGGCTCGTCACAGTCGCCATCGCGCTCGCCTCGCAACTCGGGGGTTCCCGAGGTTCGTCTTCCGCCGACGGGAGCGTCGAACCGCTGGTTGAGGCTGCTCCGGAGGCGATCCACGGCCGCTCGACGGGCTATCCGCGCCCGGCCGTGGACGACCGCTTCGCCCGGATCGGCGACGGCGACGCCGACCGCGAGGCGGTCGCGGACCTGTCGGGCGACCTCCGCGAGACCGCGGTCCGACTCTATGCCGCGGAGACGGGGCGTCCCCGCGACGAGGCGGCGGCAGCGATCGACGGCGGCGACTGGACAGACGACGAGCGCGCCGCGGCGTTCGTCGGCCGCGACGCCGGCCCGCTCCCGTTGCGCGCTCGCCTGTGGGACTACGTTCGCTCGGAGGACGCGGACCACAGGCGGGCGAGACGCGCCGTCGAGGCGCTCGAATCGCTGGCGGCCGCCGACAGTACTCCGACGCCGTCGGCCGCTGACGACGCTCCGACGTCGTCGACCACAGACGGAGCCTCGGCGCCCACGGAGGGTGAGGGCCGATGA
- a CDS encoding DUF4129 domain-containing protein: MTRRRDQLRRASGLALVLVCLATLVGGALLAGSPPEGSGGLGSGFEPEMPGPEGPGQSGAGQGEGQGEGTGDSSSGDGDSSDGSASSANPPEWTTQNATGAYEISVSEPIRPGKPATITVRRDGSPVDGVGVSLDGEFAGRTDQFGRTTAVVPYVADLTIAAERASHRTAGDAGTEYHPGLEAGAPAPGIVTENVSVPTNVSVAPYREPRPGRTVSLLAHVDGASVADGRVLVNGDPAGRTGENGRFSVDVPWNASTTVAVERGAAAGSRELGTDPLEVSVTNPGLGMLAAGQSAVVRVTQGGRPVDGATVAVGDDDPVRTDADGAATVTLPRRGSVGVEAQRGDMTASTTLDGLYTPYIAAAVGVGAVLIGLVVLVVFRGRIGAAAAAGYRYATWFGLRLIVVLLHVSDALVAVSSRLRATLADLAASLRRRDPGAALVLLRERVRAAVESIVARVRSLSLASLLRGGTAATGTGGTAAAAAGGETAAGFDAIRRAFDALLRRVPGRVETLTPTEVGQRAVDRGLPEEAVWTIADAFRAVTYGGRDPATAVEDVRAAVERVRTTDEANREGDE; this comes from the coding sequence ATGACGCGGCGTCGTGACCAGCTCAGACGGGCGTCCGGACTCGCCCTCGTTCTCGTGTGTCTGGCGACGCTCGTCGGAGGCGCGCTGCTAGCCGGGAGTCCCCCCGAGGGAAGCGGGGGTCTCGGATCCGGATTCGAACCGGAGATGCCCGGCCCGGAGGGCCCCGGACAGAGCGGAGCAGGCCAGGGCGAGGGCCAGGGTGAGGGTACTGGCGACAGTTCGTCGGGTGACGGCGATTCGTCCGACGGGAGTGCTTCGTCGGCGAACCCTCCGGAGTGGACCACACAGAACGCGACCGGGGCGTACGAGATCTCTGTCTCCGAACCGATTCGCCCCGGGAAGCCGGCGACGATCACCGTCCGGCGGGACGGGAGCCCGGTCGACGGCGTCGGCGTCAGCCTCGACGGCGAGTTCGCGGGGCGGACCGACCAGTTCGGTCGGACGACGGCCGTCGTCCCGTACGTGGCGGACCTGACGATCGCCGCCGAGCGCGCCAGCCACCGGACGGCGGGCGACGCCGGCACCGAGTACCACCCCGGGCTGGAGGCGGGCGCGCCCGCTCCGGGAATCGTCACGGAGAACGTGTCGGTCCCGACGAACGTCAGCGTCGCTCCGTACCGCGAGCCGCGACCCGGTCGGACCGTCTCCCTCCTGGCGCACGTCGACGGCGCGTCCGTCGCCGACGGGCGCGTCCTCGTGAACGGGGACCCGGCCGGTCGGACCGGCGAGAACGGCCGCTTCAGCGTGGACGTCCCGTGGAACGCGTCGACGACGGTCGCCGTCGAACGGGGCGCGGCGGCCGGGAGCCGCGAACTGGGGACCGACCCGCTGGAGGTCTCGGTGACGAACCCCGGACTCGGGATGCTCGCAGCCGGGCAGTCGGCCGTCGTCCGGGTGACGCAGGGCGGCCGGCCGGTCGACGGCGCGACCGTGGCGGTCGGCGATGACGACCCCGTCCGGACCGACGCCGACGGGGCGGCGACGGTCACGCTCCCGAGACGGGGGAGCGTCGGGGTCGAGGCCCAGCGGGGCGACATGACTGCCTCGACGACGCTTGACGGGCTGTACACCCCGTACATCGCGGCCGCCGTCGGCGTCGGTGCGGTCCTGATCGGGCTGGTGGTGCTGGTCGTCTTCCGCGGGCGGATCGGCGCCGCGGCGGCGGCCGGCTACCGGTACGCGACGTGGTTCGGCCTGCGGCTGATCGTCGTACTGCTGCACGTGTCCGACGCGCTCGTCGCCGTCAGTTCCCGCCTCCGGGCGACGCTCGCCGACCTCGCGGCGTCGCTCCGGCGGCGCGACCCCGGGGCTGCACTGGTGCTCCTCCGGGAACGCGTTCGCGCTGCGGTCGAGTCGATCGTAGCCCGGGTGCGGTCGCTCTCGCTGGCTTCGCTCCTGCGCGGCGGGACGGCGGCGACCGGAACCGGCGGCACCGCAGCCGCGGCGGCAGGCGGCGAGACGGCCGCCGGATTCGACGCGATCCGCCGGGCGTTCGACGCGCTCCTGCGGCGCGTCCCGGGTCGGGTCGAGACCCTCACGCCCACGGAGGTCGGGCAGCGGGCCGTCGACCGGGGGCTGCCCGAGGAGGCGGTCTGGACCATCGCCGACGCCTTCAGGGCGGTCACCTATGGCGGACGCGACCCCGCGACGGCGGTCGAGGACGTCCGGGCGGCGGTCGAGCGAGTTCGCACCACCGACGAGGCGAACCGGGAGGGAGACGAATGA